A window of the Pseudomonadales bacterium genome harbors these coding sequences:
- a CDS encoding NTP transferase domain-containing protein has protein sequence MTTQSKPPVVGILLASNSHRTTNSGEKCLKKLMGKPVLSYVIERALPQVTSLILNANGDPTRFQDISIPVVPDAIEELSGPLAGILTGMEWARDNDPKAEWLATFATDSPFIPHDLVLHMLEEIERHQADMAYISCGGKPHPEYGLWPVELAEDLRYALTEENIKRVDKWTQLYNAITVEYPAKPIDRFTLSNNIEGIVDVERNYAAQ, from the coding sequence ATGACAACTCAATCAAAACCGCCGGTTGTAGGAATACTACTGGCAAGTAATTCTCACCGTACTACCAATAGTGGCGAGAAATGCTTGAAAAAACTGATGGGAAAACCGGTGCTCTCTTATGTAATCGAGCGCGCATTGCCTCAGGTCACGAGTCTTATTTTAAACGCAAACGGTGACCCCACCCGCTTTCAGGATATCTCGATCCCCGTTGTGCCAGATGCTATTGAGGAACTCAGCGGTCCCTTAGCCGGTATTCTTACCGGTATGGAGTGGGCTCGCGACAACGATCCAAAAGCGGAATGGTTGGCCACCTTTGCAACTGATTCGCCCTTTATTCCGCATGACTTGGTGTTGCACATGTTGGAGGAGATAGAGCGCCATCAAGCCGATATGGCCTATATCAGCTGCGGAGGCAAACCACATCCAGAATATGGATTGTGGCCAGTAGAGCTAGCTGAAGATTTACGCTATGCGCTTACTGAAGAAAATATAAAGCGCGTTGATAAATGGACGCAGCTCTACAATGCGATCACCGTTGAATACCCGGCCAAACCAATCGACCGCTTTACACTGAGTAATAATATAGAAGGCATTGTAGACGTCGAACGAAATTACGCAGCGCAATAA
- a CDS encoding cobalamin-binding protein: MNQSFENLDNQWSILWAKCLQAPLTPLLFILLFIVSQAVLADTPSSEVGANTGATETSAAAIKVVDDQGNRLILTQPARRIVSLAPHITEMLFSAGAAEQIVGTVAFSDYPAAAEQIPRVGDAANLDIEAIVSLQPDLIVAWRSGTPQRAITALQQLGFQLYLSDPSSFNDIVKNISDLGRLSGHSEFAKSQIHQFLDQLAKLEQRYRIPPKVSVFYQIWQEPLMTVNGKHLISQVIDLCGGVNLFADMPRLTPQISLESVMAKNVQAILVSASPAGDDHLLAYWQRWQSLPAVRHQAIYKIPWDIISRHSLRISEGAKLICESIEQVRQKLTEDDKTPSRSD; the protein is encoded by the coding sequence ATGAATCAAAGTTTTGAGAATCTAGACAATCAGTGGTCCATTTTATGGGCTAAATGTTTGCAAGCGCCGCTAACGCCGCTGTTGTTCATCTTGCTGTTCATAGTCAGCCAAGCTGTTCTTGCGGACACGCCAAGTTCAGAGGTTGGCGCTAATACAGGGGCGACAGAAACCAGTGCGGCGGCAATTAAGGTTGTTGATGATCAAGGAAATAGGCTGATCTTGACTCAGCCCGCTCGACGAATTGTCAGTTTGGCGCCACATATTACCGAAATGCTGTTCAGTGCCGGTGCTGCAGAGCAAATAGTAGGTACTGTTGCGTTCAGTGATTATCCGGCAGCTGCCGAGCAGATTCCTCGTGTGGGAGATGCTGCTAATCTGGACATAGAAGCTATTGTGTCGTTACAACCGGACTTGATTGTGGCCTGGCGTAGCGGCACACCTCAAAGGGCGATAACGGCTTTACAGCAATTGGGCTTTCAGTTGTATCTGTCCGACCCGAGCAGCTTCAATGATATCGTGAAAAATATTAGTGATCTCGGACGACTGAGCGGACATAGCGAATTTGCAAAGAGTCAAATTCACCAGTTTTTGGATCAATTGGCTAAGTTGGAGCAGCGCTACCGAATACCCCCTAAGGTGAGTGTGTTCTACCAAATTTGGCAGGAACCACTGATGACAGTGAATGGCAAGCATTTGATCAGCCAGGTAATTGATCTTTGTGGAGGGGTAAATCTTTTTGCGGATATGCCGAGGCTGACGCCCCAGATTAGCTTGGAGTCAGTAATGGCTAAAAATGTGCAGGCTATTCTGGTTAGCGCCTCGCCTGCCGGCGATGACCATTTGCTAGCCTATTGGCAACGTTGGCAAAGCCTGCCGGCGGTACGCCATCAAGCTATTTATAAGATACCCTGGGATATCATCTCTCGTCATAGCCTACGTATCTCTGAAGGCGCTAAATTAATATGTGAATCGATTGAGCAAGTACGTCAGAAACTTACTGAGGATGATAAAACACCTTCTCGTTCAGATTAA